The proteins below are encoded in one region of Aquisphaera giovannonii:
- a CDS encoding ABC transporter ATP-binding protein codes for MIEVIHFTKRYGEFVAVDDLSFAIGKGEIFGFIGPNGAGKSTTIRFLATLLRPTSGEGRIAGHSVTADPMAVRRVIGFMPDDFGVYDGMKVWEFLDFFAVAYEIPRSARKKIIGEVLELLDLSHKRDDYVNGLSKGMKQRLCLAKTLVHDPPVLILDEPASGLDPRARLEMKALLNELRRMGKTILISSHILSELADFCTSIGIIERGKLLAAGSIQTIQQQIRSHRVIKVELADDATDRAAGMLRDDPSIRMVESFDHTVTAEFEGQDADMARILGRLVSSGIAVQSFAEEPLSLEEVFMMITKGIVS; via the coding sequence ATGATCGAGGTGATCCACTTCACGAAACGCTACGGGGAGTTCGTGGCGGTCGATGACCTGAGCTTCGCGATCGGCAAGGGGGAGATCTTCGGCTTCATCGGCCCCAACGGGGCGGGGAAGAGCACGACGATCCGGTTCCTGGCCACGCTGCTCCGGCCGACCTCCGGCGAGGGGCGGATCGCCGGGCACTCGGTGACCGCGGATCCGATGGCGGTCCGCCGGGTGATCGGGTTCATGCCGGATGACTTCGGCGTGTACGACGGCATGAAGGTCTGGGAGTTCCTCGACTTCTTCGCCGTGGCGTACGAGATCCCCCGGTCCGCCCGCAAGAAGATCATCGGCGAGGTGCTCGAGCTGCTGGACCTGTCTCACAAGCGGGACGACTACGTCAACGGCCTGTCGAAGGGGATGAAGCAGCGGCTCTGCCTGGCCAAGACGCTGGTGCACGACCCGCCGGTCCTGATCCTCGACGAGCCCGCCTCCGGCCTCGACCCCCGCGCGCGGCTCGAGATGAAGGCGCTGCTCAACGAGCTCCGGCGGATGGGCAAGACGATCCTGATCTCCAGCCACATCCTCTCCGAGCTGGCCGATTTCTGCACGTCGATCGGGATCATCGAGCGGGGCAAGCTGCTGGCCGCCGGCAGCATCCAGACGATCCAGCAGCAGATCCGGTCCCACCGCGTGATCAAGGTCGAGCTCGCGGACGACGCGACCGACCGCGCGGCGGGGATGCTCCGCGACGACCCGTCGATCCGGATGGTGGAGTCGTTCGACCACACGGTGACGGCCGAGTTCGAGGGGCAGGACGCGGACATGGCCCGGATCCTCGGCCGGCTCGTCAGCTCGGGGATCGCGGTCCAGTCGTTCGCCGAGGAGCCGCTGAGCCTCGAGGAGGTCTTCATGATGATCACCAAGGGCATCGTGAGCTGA
- a CDS encoding FG-GAP repeat domain-containing protein, with protein MADQGTDESAVVVEPRSEGRPPLRWDPEIARVPLERGWDAEACFVDWDGDGVVELLRTCRGGDAGWSSWLHRPVEAAAPGRPPTYNEGRHLPELDGLRCPCPIPRAGAGLFDLAVVDRGRVAILRNEGGAGSPRFDAEAAIEADPGRALPEGHVVQMAAVDWDGDGRVDVLLGMDDLTDYWPDSGRLPVEQQSGLNQQAGNPCYDLDGLWRGRLPVGRLFWLRNVGDADGLRLEVGAEISGEAGPLDLGFRPAPLAISWGGRSGIEVLVTDHRGLLKIHRNFGGQLPPVLMEPRSLRCGGAPLLMPDDRTTLTAADLDGDGRAGVVYGTSRGRLFAIHAASSRDDATNPAPLLQRPSALILGGFASPIAADLDYDGDLDLVYGDAFGGLHLVEDLGDADDHRYALPVALEAGGAPFRMEPGPDGMMHGPAGRPLGFARPTLADWLGHGRPDLVVSGAGGDVLLLPNDGSPRQPRFGSPMVVRCEGAPLILPPRVRPAVASWGDGDGLDLIAIDLQGFLCRYPVVGAAEVDPPIPLVDHLGRLIRLDGGFGLSGRCSLWAGPWSSPDRVDLLVGLPRENRQIVGGILGRSFADLDEAPTALWIEDLGRDVVSPHALTFRRGGPVVAGYEGCSVQAVPRAGKGLPDLLVCGDDGVVTWIERSELDVDSPREHPKGPPDGRTSPQV; from the coding sequence ATGGCGGACCAGGGGACGGACGAATCGGCTGTCGTGGTCGAGCCGCGATCCGAGGGGCGTCCGCCGCTGCGGTGGGACCCGGAGATCGCCCGCGTCCCGCTCGAGCGGGGCTGGGATGCCGAGGCGTGCTTCGTGGACTGGGACGGGGACGGCGTCGTCGAACTGCTCCGGACTTGCCGGGGCGGCGATGCCGGCTGGTCGTCGTGGCTCCATCGGCCCGTCGAGGCCGCCGCGCCCGGGCGTCCGCCGACCTACAACGAGGGGCGTCACCTCCCCGAGTTGGACGGCCTCCGGTGCCCCTGCCCGATCCCCCGCGCGGGGGCGGGCCTCTTCGACCTGGCGGTCGTCGATCGGGGCCGGGTCGCGATCCTTCGGAACGAGGGCGGGGCCGGCTCGCCGAGGTTCGACGCGGAGGCGGCGATCGAGGCCGATCCCGGCCGGGCCCTCCCGGAGGGGCATGTCGTCCAGATGGCGGCCGTGGACTGGGACGGCGACGGCCGCGTGGACGTCCTCCTGGGCATGGACGACCTGACGGATTACTGGCCCGACTCGGGCCGGCTGCCGGTCGAGCAGCAGTCGGGCCTGAACCAGCAGGCGGGCAATCCGTGCTACGATCTCGACGGCCTCTGGCGGGGCCGGCTGCCGGTCGGGCGACTCTTCTGGCTGAGGAACGTCGGCGACGCGGACGGCCTGCGCCTCGAGGTCGGGGCGGAGATCTCCGGCGAAGCCGGGCCCCTGGACCTGGGCTTCCGACCGGCCCCGCTCGCGATCTCCTGGGGCGGGCGGAGCGGGATCGAGGTCCTGGTCACGGACCACCGCGGGCTCCTGAAGATCCACCGCAACTTCGGCGGCCAGCTCCCCCCCGTCCTCATGGAGCCGCGGAGCCTGCGGTGCGGCGGCGCCCCGCTGCTGATGCCCGACGACCGGACCACGCTGACGGCGGCAGACCTGGACGGCGACGGCCGCGCCGGGGTCGTCTACGGCACGTCGCGCGGGCGCCTCTTCGCGATCCACGCGGCGTCCTCGCGCGACGACGCCACGAACCCCGCGCCGCTCCTCCAGCGGCCCTCCGCGCTGATCCTCGGCGGTTTCGCCTCGCCGATCGCGGCGGACCTCGACTACGACGGCGACCTGGACCTCGTCTACGGCGACGCCTTCGGGGGGCTCCACCTGGTCGAGGACCTCGGGGATGCGGACGATCATCGCTATGCCCTGCCCGTCGCGCTGGAGGCCGGCGGCGCCCCGTTCCGGATGGAGCCCGGCCCCGACGGCATGATGCACGGGCCGGCCGGCCGGCCGCTGGGGTTCGCACGGCCGACACTGGCCGACTGGCTGGGCCACGGCCGACCGGACCTCGTCGTCTCCGGGGCCGGCGGGGACGTCCTGCTGCTGCCGAACGACGGCAGCCCGCGCCAGCCCCGCTTCGGCTCGCCCATGGTGGTCCGCTGCGAGGGAGCCCCGCTGATCCTCCCCCCCCGCGTCCGGCCGGCGGTCGCGAGCTGGGGCGACGGCGACGGGCTGGACCTGATCGCGATCGACCTCCAGGGGTTCCTCTGCCGCTACCCCGTCGTCGGCGCGGCGGAGGTGGACCCGCCGATCCCCCTCGTCGATCACCTCGGCCGGCTGATCCGCCTGGACGGCGGCTTCGGCCTGTCCGGGCGCTGCTCCCTCTGGGCCGGGCCCTGGTCCTCGCCCGACCGGGTGGACCTGCTCGTCGGGCTCCCTCGCGAGAACCGGCAGATCGTGGGCGGCATCCTCGGCCGGTCGTTCGCGGACCTGGACGAGGCCCCGACCGCGCTCTGGATCGAGGACCTCGGCCGCGACGTCGTCTCGCCGCACGCCCTGACATTCCGCCGCGGCGGCCCGGTCGTCGCGGGGTACGAGGGCTGCTCCGTCCAGGCGGTCCCGCGGGCGGGAAAGGGCTTGCCCGACCTGCTGGTCTGCGGGGATGATGGCGTCGTCACGTGGATCGAGCGCAGCGAACTCGACGTCGATTCGCCTCGCGAGCACCCGAAGGGTCCCCCGGATGGCCGAACCTCCCCCCAGGTCTGA
- a CDS encoding ABC transporter permease subunit — protein sequence MLIRDNPVLSRELLVTLRSPRSFALQFLYVAALGALVYFYWPAGEGGTRQVGPGVARRLFDIFFLGQFFLVAILAPTFAAGSITGEKERKTYEMLLASPLRPGTILVGKLLSSLTFLVILILSSVPLMILCYLLGGLLLSEIARSYLVLILAAGTFGLLSVACSSYFRRTSSALVVSYLVTLPLAVVCVLMTRAEDPATRDFISIAVLPPWCLATWTVLQILINRRLLRPPDVGSEGKDVVDEEEEMKYAIGVVIDRDLFPDKLFAPAKRADLMPDGTNPVLDKELRSEIFSQGTLMLRVVIQVSMLLSIPLMAALLFLRSDKAPWYVAYVLTFNLLVGPVFSAGSVTQERERQTLALLLTTLLTPGRIIFAKLIAALRVSTVLTFLLTEQLLLAYIMLPELRYRYWTLIVFFLIIAATCLTTSTVGLMCSSLARRTASAMVLTYMTLMVLFVLPMGVKWYLEGLTPQPFSAERLASLTVSSPFSAALGVPMHVSKGDNWNAQTIQVEPTLYVPITDQLRLPLWMVYLILSPPLSLVFFAVAYLAFRYRWWRAGGS from the coding sequence ATGCTGATCCGCGACAATCCCGTGCTCTCCCGCGAGCTCCTCGTCACGCTGCGCTCCCCCCGCTCGTTCGCGCTCCAGTTCCTGTACGTCGCGGCGCTGGGGGCGCTCGTGTACTTCTACTGGCCGGCCGGCGAGGGCGGCACCCGGCAGGTCGGCCCGGGCGTGGCCCGCCGGCTGTTCGACATCTTCTTCCTGGGCCAGTTCTTCCTGGTCGCGATCCTGGCCCCCACGTTCGCGGCCGGGAGCATCACGGGGGAGAAGGAGCGGAAGACCTACGAGATGCTCCTGGCCAGCCCGCTGCGGCCGGGGACGATCCTGGTGGGCAAGCTGCTCAGCTCGCTGACGTTCCTCGTGATCCTGATCCTCTCCAGCGTCCCGTTGATGATCCTCTGCTACCTGCTGGGCGGGCTCCTGCTCTCGGAGATCGCGCGGAGCTACCTCGTGCTGATCCTGGCCGCGGGGACCTTCGGCCTGCTCAGCGTGGCCTGCTCCAGCTACTTCCGCCGCACGTCCTCGGCGCTCGTCGTGAGCTACCTGGTGACGCTGCCCCTCGCGGTGGTCTGCGTCCTGATGACGCGGGCCGAGGACCCGGCGACGCGCGACTTCATCTCGATCGCCGTCCTGCCGCCGTGGTGCCTGGCGACGTGGACGGTCCTCCAGATCCTGATCAACCGCCGCCTGCTCCGCCCGCCGGACGTGGGCAGCGAGGGCAAGGACGTCGTGGACGAGGAGGAGGAGATGAAGTACGCCATCGGCGTGGTCATCGACCGCGACCTCTTCCCCGACAAGCTGTTCGCGCCGGCCAAGCGGGCGGACCTCATGCCCGACGGGACCAACCCCGTCCTCGACAAGGAGCTGCGGAGCGAGATCTTCAGCCAGGGGACGCTCATGCTCCGCGTGGTGATCCAGGTGAGCATGCTGCTGTCCATCCCCCTGATGGCCGCCCTGCTGTTCCTCCGGTCCGACAAGGCGCCCTGGTATGTTGCCTACGTCCTGACGTTCAACCTCCTGGTCGGCCCGGTCTTCTCCGCCGGCAGCGTCACCCAGGAGCGGGAGCGGCAGACGCTGGCCCTGCTGCTGACGACGCTCCTCACCCCGGGGCGGATCATCTTCGCCAAGCTGATCGCCGCGCTGCGGGTCTCGACCGTGCTGACGTTCCTGCTCACCGAGCAGCTCCTGCTCGCCTACATCATGCTGCCGGAGCTGCGCTACCGGTACTGGACTCTGATCGTCTTCTTCCTGATCATCGCCGCGACGTGCCTGACGACGTCCACGGTCGGGCTCATGTGCTCCTCGCTCGCCCGCCGCACGGCGTCGGCGATGGTGCTGACCTACATGACCCTGATGGTCCTGTTCGTCCTGCCGATGGGCGTGAAATGGTACCTGGAGGGCCTGACGCCCCAGCCGTTCTCGGCCGAGCGCCTCGCGTCGCTGACGGTCTCGAGCCCGTTCTCCGCCGCGCTCGGCGTGCCCATGCACGTCAGCAAGGGGGACAACTGGAACGCGCAGACGATCCAGGTCGAGCCGACCCTCTACGTGCCCATCACCGACCAGTTGCGCCTGCCGCTCTGGATGGTGTACCTGATCCTCTCGCCGCCCCTGAGCCTCGTCTTCTTCGCCGTCGCCTACCTGGCGTTCCGCTACCGGTGGTGGCGGGCCGGCGGCTCCTGA
- a CDS encoding YaiI/YqxD family protein yields MAIYVDADACPVKDEIYRVARRHAAKVLVVSNSSLYVPREDLIEMIVVPGGFDAADDWIAARAGGEDVVITSDIPLASRCLAAGARVLGPTGRVFSEDSIGDALATRALHDMLRQSGEFGGGPRPFAKVDRSRFLSKLDETLHALGRRRK; encoded by the coding sequence ATGGCCATCTACGTCGACGCCGATGCGTGCCCGGTCAAGGACGAGATCTATCGCGTCGCGCGCCGCCACGCGGCGAAGGTCCTCGTCGTGTCGAATTCTTCCCTGTACGTGCCCAGGGAGGACCTGATCGAGATGATCGTGGTGCCTGGCGGCTTCGACGCCGCCGACGACTGGATCGCCGCGCGGGCGGGCGGCGAGGACGTCGTGATCACCTCGGATATCCCGCTGGCGTCGCGGTGCCTGGCCGCCGGGGCCAGGGTCCTCGGGCCGACCGGCCGGGTGTTCTCCGAGGATTCCATCGGCGACGCGCTGGCGACCCGCGCCCTTCATGACATGCTCCGCCAGTCGGGCGAATTCGGCGGCGGCCCCCGGCCATTCGCGAAGGTGGATCGGTCCCGATTCCTCTCCAAGCTGGACGAGACGCTCCACGCGCTCGGTCGAAGGCGGAAGTAG
- a CDS encoding formylglycine-generating enzyme family protein yields MDLSGERWEAVTSFERETIARALAKDLPTGFHFEAVARFELGDASHHVALFRKDGAVFALIPSAEVTLGFDPDRPWEPNPDELESWEATAEEYEIDRTIREYIAEVTLRPRRVQLPPLLIEVEAKEVGWSPVGLDDPVVREIVREHGTKRRVEMSRGGTSTRVRPGDDGQLIAERSLVATHAELSARLAAGGYRFPTSDEWEYACGAGTSTLFRWGDHAPCDRYPTDVSPAEAAWRRRWALSGGKLEPPAEGFRSDWDAHGRPNAFGLSIAADPYKWELVAEAGTTRGGDGGCTICGGVGFFLGWLTLATAYFEEHSCRHDPAEPISQGYTVGRRVLDLG; encoded by the coding sequence ATGGACCTGTCCGGCGAGCGGTGGGAGGCCGTGACGTCGTTCGAGCGGGAGACGATCGCCAGGGCACTGGCGAAGGACCTCCCTACCGGCTTCCATTTCGAGGCCGTCGCACGCTTCGAGCTCGGCGATGCCAGCCATCACGTCGCCCTGTTCCGGAAAGACGGGGCCGTCTTCGCGCTCATCCCCTCCGCGGAGGTCACGCTCGGTTTCGACCCCGACCGGCCCTGGGAGCCGAACCCGGACGAGCTCGAGAGCTGGGAAGCGACCGCGGAGGAATACGAGATCGACAGGACGATCCGGGAGTACATCGCCGAAGTCACCCTGAGGCCGCGGCGGGTGCAGCTCCCGCCCCTCCTGATCGAGGTGGAAGCGAAGGAGGTGGGCTGGTCGCCCGTCGGGCTGGATGATCCCGTGGTGCGGGAGATCGTCCGCGAGCACGGCACGAAGCGCCGGGTAGAGATGAGCCGGGGCGGCACCAGCACGAGGGTTCGCCCGGGCGACGACGGCCAGCTGATCGCCGAGCGATCCCTGGTGGCGACCCATGCGGAGCTCTCGGCGCGGCTCGCGGCAGGGGGCTATCGCTTCCCGACCTCGGACGAGTGGGAATATGCCTGCGGGGCCGGCACCTCGACCCTGTTCCGGTGGGGCGATCACGCCCCCTGCGACCGATACCCCACGGACGTGAGCCCCGCCGAGGCCGCATGGCGGCGGCGATGGGCCCTGTCCGGGGGCAAGCTCGAGCCCCCCGCCGAGGGCTTCCGGTCGGACTGGGACGCGCACGGCCGCCCCAACGCCTTCGGGCTCTCGATCGCGGCGGATCCTTACAAATGGGAGCTCGTCGCCGAGGCCGGGACGACCCGGGGCGGCGACGGCGGCTGCACGATCTGCGGGGGCGTGGGCTTCTTCCTCGGTTGGCTGACCCTCGCCACCGCCTACTTCGAGGAGCACTCGTGCCGGCACGACCCGGCCGAGCCGATCTCCCAGGGCTACACGGTGGGCCGCCGGGTCCTGGACCTGGGGTGA
- a CDS encoding tetratricopeptide repeat protein, which translates to MRDSTTIADPPASPTNRVRGPGAALLAALAACVAVAAPPSVAGPPGRKDAQAGPPASTEAGEPRTVSVDVGRLQDPDAFKKDVTPAQRVHTHMDLGRALEISGEPEAALSEYQQALAACEPRGLGRSRSAEEALAHRRIAGVLGRLGRFAQAEVHYKKALGLSPKDPKIWNDAGYSYYLQGRYADAERALKAALKLAPEDERASTNLGLTLAASGRIGEAMPLLSRYSGDAIGHANLGYLLAATGRVELARQQYLQALALRPNLAVAHQALAKLDRMADGSPVAAATAPAADPAVTRTAAARPSIPPPVRFADPAAGSPPATAPISTPSRTPPRRFTLRRPASR; encoded by the coding sequence ATGAGGGACTCAACGACGATCGCCGATCCGCCCGCCTCCCCGACGAATCGCGTCCGCGGCCCGGGCGCCGCCCTGCTCGCCGCCCTGGCGGCCTGCGTCGCCGTCGCGGCCCCGCCTTCGGTCGCCGGGCCGCCGGGCCGGAAGGACGCCCAGGCGGGACCGCCCGCATCGACCGAGGCGGGCGAGCCGAGGACCGTCTCGGTGGACGTCGGCCGGCTCCAGGACCCCGACGCGTTCAAGAAGGATGTGACGCCCGCGCAACGGGTCCACACCCACATGGACCTCGGCCGGGCCCTGGAGATCAGCGGCGAGCCCGAGGCCGCTCTGTCCGAGTATCAGCAGGCGCTGGCCGCCTGCGAGCCCAGGGGCCTGGGCCGCTCGCGGTCGGCCGAGGAGGCCCTGGCCCACCGCCGGATCGCGGGCGTGCTCGGCCGGCTGGGCCGGTTCGCCCAGGCCGAGGTCCACTACAAGAAGGCCCTCGGGCTCAGCCCCAAGGACCCCAAGATCTGGAACGACGCCGGCTACAGCTACTACCTCCAGGGCCGCTACGCCGACGCCGAGCGGGCCCTCAAGGCGGCGCTGAAGCTCGCCCCCGAGGACGAGCGGGCCTCCACGAACCTCGGCCTGACCCTGGCCGCGTCCGGCCGGATCGGCGAGGCCATGCCGCTGCTGAGCCGCTACTCGGGCGACGCCATCGGCCACGCCAACCTCGGCTACCTGCTCGCCGCCACCGGACGGGTGGAGCTGGCGCGGCAGCAGTACCTCCAGGCGCTCGCCCTCCGGCCGAACCTCGCCGTCGCCCACCAGGCACTCGCGAAGCTCGATCGCATGGCGGACGGCAGCCCGGTGGCCGCCGCGACGGCGCCTGCCGCGGATCCGGCCGTGACCAGGACGGCGGCGGCGAGGCCGAGCATCCCGCCCCCCGTCCGCTTCGCGGACCCGGCCGCGGGCTCGCCCCCGGCGACGGCCCCAATCTCGACACCGTCGAGGACCCCGCCGCGTCGATTCACCCTCCGGCGGCCTGCGTCCCGTTGA
- a CDS encoding aromatic ring-hydroxylating oxygenase subunit alpha — MSTDAKARASLPADALSLPGWYYTDSEHFRREMDRFFAGGWVHAGRAEEIPTPGDFVLREVAGESLILVRGDDSTIRAFYNVCRHRGTRLCEAASGNCGGFLRCPYHAWAFDLAGRLVAAPQMDDLPHFCREDYPLIGAAASTWDGHVFVSLAESPRPLEDALGDLPGRLRPWGMDELRLGRRTVYDVAANWKLIIQNYSECLHCPGVHPALQRLSHFLSGENDPANESYLGGRMSLREGIETLSMDGARRRPFLPGLSEADRRLVLYYAILPNLLLSLHPDYVMTHTLHPRSVGRTEVVCEWHFHPEAMSQPDFSPEDAASFWDMTNRQDWHVCEQMQLGVASRAHRPGPYSNREDLLHGFDRLVRVDG; from the coding sequence ATGAGCACCGACGCGAAGGCCCGGGCGAGCCTGCCCGCGGACGCCCTCAGCCTGCCGGGGTGGTACTACACCGACTCGGAGCATTTCCGCCGCGAGATGGACCGGTTCTTCGCGGGGGGCTGGGTCCACGCCGGACGAGCCGAGGAGATCCCGACTCCGGGGGACTTCGTGCTCCGCGAGGTCGCCGGCGAGAGCCTGATCCTGGTCCGCGGCGACGACAGCACGATTCGCGCCTTCTACAACGTCTGCCGCCACCGCGGCACGCGGCTCTGCGAGGCGGCCTCCGGGAACTGCGGGGGGTTCCTCCGCTGCCCCTACCACGCGTGGGCCTTCGACCTGGCCGGCCGGCTCGTCGCCGCGCCCCAGATGGACGACCTGCCGCACTTCTGCCGCGAGGATTATCCGCTGATTGGGGCGGCGGCCTCGACCTGGGACGGCCACGTCTTCGTGAGCCTCGCGGAGTCGCCGCGGCCGCTAGAGGACGCGCTCGGCGACCTGCCCGGCCGGCTCCGTCCCTGGGGCATGGACGAGCTGCGGCTGGGCAGGCGGACGGTCTACGACGTGGCCGCGAACTGGAAGCTGATCATCCAGAACTACTCGGAGTGCCTCCATTGCCCGGGCGTCCACCCGGCGCTCCAGCGGCTCTCCCACTTCCTGAGCGGCGAGAACGACCCCGCGAACGAGAGTTACCTCGGCGGCCGGATGTCGCTCCGCGAGGGCATCGAGACCCTCTCCATGGACGGCGCGAGGCGGCGGCCCTTCCTGCCCGGACTCTCCGAGGCCGATCGCCGCCTGGTCCTCTACTACGCGATCCTGCCCAACTTGCTGCTCAGCCTGCATCCGGACTACGTCATGACCCACACGCTCCACCCCCGGTCCGTCGGCCGGACGGAGGTCGTCTGCGAGTGGCACTTCCACCCGGAGGCGATGTCCCAGCCCGACTTCAGCCCGGAGGACGCGGCGAGTTTCTGGGACATGACCAACCGGCAGGACTGGCACGTCTGCGAGCAGATGCAGCTCGGCGTCGCCTCGCGGGCCCACCGCCCCGGCCCCTACTCGAACCGGGAGGACC
- a CDS encoding type II and III secretion system protein family protein, translating to MTNHYQIWRRRDVRSRRAAPAAIRVAGWLLIAVGSARAQGTVQPPDVGSTIPLPPLPQLEADEAAPAPDAAAPKVLTPSREGNRGAVPPPPAPAGEAPRGGPPEPIRPGDLGATAGGLRVIPSARDATGLVPGRPPGTPAGRPADVVRDDLNGMVKLIQVPEAEISVVLGESRIVQTRKDLVRVVMTNPNVADVEILAEDNAGKTGTLLNISGKQFGNTTLTIWDDPDHAVSFLVRVTLDAKELEGRINQAFPGAQVKVRQIGMQLILEGQVPDSKMMSDILQVAQSALMTSRMARGGAGGMSMAGMQGGGMAGGASGGMAGGAPGGISGMTIVNRVIVPGPRQVLLHCKIAELNRQAIRQLGISWLNTKGKSIIGSSAGGVGGVSATAAGSHSTSAANPIGFLAPISSTFSGTGSATSGGQLFGVFDAGHFSLFINALRNNSLAKILAEPNLVALDGQPARFLVGGRFPFPVPQSSSIPGGTAVVTVQLQQFGTILNFLPQVLANDVIRLDVEPEISNLDFSQGTFVNGGQVPAIIERSARTVVELREGQTLAIAGLLQLRTTADSSRIPGLGDLPLVGPWFSSNQITTIETETIILVTPELVSPLEKNEVTEAPGDRVYQPSDAEFYFLGRIEGKLGREFRATVADKDPLNLMKHFQSEQRWVSGPHGYAD from the coding sequence GTGACCAACCATTACCAGATCTGGAGGCGTCGGGACGTCCGATCTCGGCGGGCTGCCCCGGCCGCCATCCGCGTGGCCGGTTGGCTGCTCATCGCGGTCGGTTCCGCCCGCGCCCAGGGGACCGTCCAGCCGCCCGACGTCGGGTCGACGATCCCCTTGCCTCCCCTGCCGCAGCTCGAGGCGGACGAGGCGGCCCCCGCCCCCGACGCGGCCGCGCCCAAGGTCCTCACGCCCTCGCGCGAAGGCAATCGGGGGGCGGTGCCCCCTCCGCCCGCCCCGGCGGGGGAGGCCCCCCGGGGCGGCCCGCCGGAGCCGATCCGGCCCGGGGACCTCGGGGCGACGGCGGGCGGCCTGAGGGTGATCCCGTCCGCCCGCGACGCCACCGGGCTGGTGCCCGGACGCCCGCCGGGCACGCCAGCCGGGCGTCCCGCCGACGTCGTCCGGGATGATCTCAACGGGATGGTGAAGCTCATCCAGGTCCCGGAGGCCGAGATCTCCGTCGTGCTGGGCGAATCCCGGATCGTCCAGACGAGGAAGGACCTCGTCCGGGTCGTCATGACGAACCCCAACGTGGCCGACGTGGAGATCCTGGCCGAGGACAACGCCGGGAAGACCGGGACGCTCCTGAACATCTCGGGGAAGCAGTTCGGCAACACGACGCTCACGATCTGGGACGATCCGGACCATGCGGTCTCGTTCCTCGTCCGGGTGACGCTCGACGCGAAGGAGCTGGAGGGCCGCATCAACCAGGCCTTCCCGGGGGCCCAGGTCAAGGTCCGGCAGATCGGCATGCAGCTCATCCTGGAGGGCCAGGTCCCGGACTCCAAGATGATGAGCGACATCCTCCAGGTGGCCCAGTCCGCCCTCATGACGAGCCGGATGGCGAGGGGCGGCGCGGGCGGGATGTCGATGGCGGGCATGCAGGGCGGGGGCATGGCCGGAGGGGCTTCGGGCGGGATGGCCGGGGGCGCCCCGGGGGGCATAAGCGGCATGACGATCGTCAACCGCGTGATCGTGCCCGGCCCGCGCCAGGTCCTGCTCCATTGCAAGATCGCCGAGCTCAACCGCCAGGCGATCCGCCAGCTCGGCATCAGCTGGCTGAACACGAAGGGCAAGTCGATCATCGGCTCCAGCGCGGGGGGCGTCGGCGGCGTCTCCGCGACCGCCGCCGGCTCCCATTCGACCTCGGCGGCCAACCCGATCGGGTTCCTGGCCCCGATCAGCTCCACCTTCAGCGGCACGGGCAGCGCGACCAGCGGCGGCCAGCTCTTCGGGGTCTTCGACGCCGGGCATTTCTCGCTGTTCATCAACGCCCTGCGCAACAACAGCCTGGCCAAGATCCTGGCCGAGCCGAACCTGGTGGCGCTCGACGGCCAGCCGGCGCGGTTCCTGGTCGGCGGCCGGTTCCCGTTCCCGGTCCCCCAGAGCTCGTCGATCCCCGGCGGCACCGCCGTCGTCACGGTCCAGCTCCAGCAATTCGGGACGATCCTGAACTTCCTGCCCCAGGTCCTGGCCAACGACGTGATCCGCCTGGACGTCGAGCCGGAGATCAGCAACCTGGACTTCTCTCAGGGCACCTTCGTCAACGGCGGGCAGGTGCCGGCGATCATCGAGCGGAGCGCCCGGACGGTCGTCGAGCTGCGGGAGGGCCAGACGCTGGCGATCGCGGGGCTGCTCCAGCTCCGCACCACGGCCGACTCGTCGCGGATCCCGGGGCTCGGCGACCTGCCGCTGGTCGGCCCCTGGTTCAGCAGCAACCAGATCACGACGATCGAGACCGAGACGATCATCCTGGTCACGCCCGAGCTCGTCTCGCCGCTCGAGAAGAACGAGGTCACCGAGGCGCCCGGGGACCGGGTCTATCAGCCGAGCGACGCCGAGTTCTACTTCCTCGGCCGCATCGAGGGGAAGCTCGGCCGCGAGTTCCGGGCCACGGTGGCGGACAAGGACCCGCTCAACCTGATGAAGCACTTCCAGAGCGAGCAGCGATGGGTCAGCGGGCCGCACGGCTATGCGGACTAG